Proteins encoded together in one Ipomoea triloba cultivar NCNSP0323 chromosome 4, ASM357664v1 window:
- the LOC116015658 gene encoding protein transport protein sec23-1 — MANQPHSSLGYSGTVQPPHQGTHSPLPDSALSSPPFPSTSGPRFPPPPIVQPNQVPSPSIKTPNLPSSANGIRTGSPVPHLSTPPGPPRFSPPIQPAAVPFRTSPAVPQPVVFSSGSSLPTSSPPHFSNGSLEELHQTSGDREEWTNSTESPNVVFSAYKVFKQKKLANVLSLGFGALVSPGREVSLGPQIIQRDPIRCHNCGAYANLYCNILPGSGQWQCVICRHLNASEGRYVASSKEELRNLPELSSPLVDYVQTGNKRPGFFPVSDTRVSAPIILVIDECLDEPHLQHLQSSLHAFVDSLPPTTRLGIIVYGRTVSVYDFSEESMASADVLPGNISPSEESLKALIYGTGIYLSPMHASLPVAHSIFSSLRPYKLTTPEASRDRCLGTAVEVALAIIQGPSAEMSRGVVKRPGGNSRIIVCAGGPNTCGPGSVPYSFSHPNYPHMEKTALKWMENLGREAHRHSTVIDILCAGTCPVRVPVLQPLAKASGGVLILHDDFGEAFGVNLQRASGRAAGSHGLLEIRCSDDIFISQVIGPGEESHVDNHESFKSDNALSIQMLSVEETQSLALCMETKRDIKSDFVYFQFAFNFSDVYQSDISRVISARLPTVDSISAYLASVQDEVAAVLIAKRTLLRAKNANDALDMQGTVDERIKDIAIKFGSQMPKSKLYQFPKELSLLPELLFHLRRGPLLGSILGHEDERSVLRNLFLNASFDLSLRMIAPRCLMHREGGTFEELPAYDLAMQSDAAVVLDHGTDVFIWLGAELDAQDGKGAAALAACRTLAEELTEMRFPAPRILAFKEGSSQARYFVSRLIAAHKDPPYEQEARFPQLRTLTTEQRTKLKSSFLHFDDPSFCEWMRSLKVLPPEPS, encoded by the exons ATGGCCAATCAACCTCACTCTTCCTTGGGGTACTCTGGCACTGTTCAACCCCCTCACCAAGGTACCCACTCACCTCTTCCGGATTCAGCACTCAGCTCTCCTCCTTTCCCTTCAACATCTGGTCCAAGATTTCCTCCTCCACCAATAGTACAACCTAACCAGGTTCCTTCTCCATCTATTAAGACCCCTAATCTACCTTCATCAGCCAATGGGATTAGAACTGGAAGCCCTGTTCCTCACCTGAGCACTCCACCTGGACCTCCCAGGTTCTCCCCACCAATTCAACCTGCTGCTGTGCCTTTTCGAACTTCTCCAGCCGTTCCTCAGCCTGTTGTGTTCTCTTCAGGTTCATCCCTACCCACTTCATCTCCTCCCCATTTTTCTAATGGGTCTCTTGAGGAGCTGCACCAGACTTCTGGTGATAGAGAAGAATGGACAAATTCTACAGAATCTCCAAATGTTGTGTtttcagcttataag GTATTCAAACAGAAGAAACTAGCAAATGTTCTGAGTTTAGGGTTTGGTGCATTAGTTTCCCCAGGCAGGGAGGTATCCCTAGGTCCTCAAATAATTCAGCGTGATCCCATTCGCTGTCATAATTGTGGGGCCTATGCCAACCTTTATTGCAATATTTTACCTGGTTCTGGCCAGTGGCAGTGTGTAATTTGTCGTCATCTGAATGCAAGTGAAGGCCGGTATGTGGCTTCTAGCAAGGAGGAGCTTCGCAATCTGCCAGAACTGTCATCACCGTTAGTTGATTATGTCCAAACTGGGAATAAAAGACCTGGTTTTTTCCCAGTCTCAGATACTAGAGTGTCCGCACCAATTATTCTTGTTATAGACGAGTGTTTAGATGAACCACACCTGCAGCATCTACAAAGCTCCTTGCACGCTTTTGTAGATTCACTACCCCCAACAACAAGACTTGGAATTATTGTGTATGGTCGCACAGTGTCAGTCTATGATTTCTCAGAAGAATCAATGGCATCTGCTGATGTACTTCCTGGTAACATATCACCATCTGAGGAATCTCTTAAAGCATTGATCTATGGAACAGGGATATACCTTTCACCCATGCATGCTTCGCTTCCTGTTGCACACTCAATATTCTCATCTCTGAGGCCATATAAACTTACTACTCCAGAGGCATCTAGAGATCGCTGTCTGGGTACTGCAGTGGAAGTTGCTCTAGCAATAATTCAAGGGCCTTCAGCTGAAATGTCAAGGGGGGTTGTTAAAAGACCTGGAGGAAACAGTAGGATAATTGTCTGTGCTGGGGGACCAAATACATGTGGGCCTGGTTCAGTTCCTTATTCATTTTCTCATCCAAACTATCCCCATATGGAGAAAACAGCATTGAAGTGGATGGAAAATCTAGGTCGTGAGGCACACAGGCATAGTACAGTCattgacatattatgtgctGGTACATGTCCAGTTCGGGTACCTGTGCTGCAACCTCTTGCAAAAGCTTCTGGTGGTGTTCTGATTCTCCACGATGACTTTGGAGAGGCATTTGGTGTGAACTTACAGAGAGCATCTGGCAGAGCTGCAGGTTCCCATGGTTTGCTGGAGATCCGTTGTTCTGATGATATTTTTATAAGTCAAGTAATAGGTCCTGGTGAGGAGTCACATGTAGACAACCATGAAAGTTTTAAGAGTGACAATGCACTTTCCATTCAGATGCTTAGTGTTGAAGAGACACAGAGCTTGGCATTATGCATGGAAACCAAGAGAGATATCAAGAgtgattttgtgtattttcagtTTGCATTTAACTTTTCAGATGTTTACCAATCCGATATCTCCAGAGTGATCAGTGCAAGATTGCCTACAGTGGATAGCATTTCAGCCTATCTTGCAAGTGTTCAAGATGAAGTGGCTGCTGTTCTTATTGCCAAGAGGACACTTTTACGTGCCAAGAATGCCAATGATGCTCTTGATATGCAAGGAACAGTAGACGAAAGAATTAAAGATATTGCCATCAAGTTTGGTTCTCAAATGCCCAAATCTAAGCTTTATCAGTTCCCCAAAGAGCTCTCCTTATTGCCAGAGCTCTTATTCCATCTTAGAAGAGGCCCACTTCTTGGAAGCATTCTTGGTCATGAAGATGAGAGGTCTGTGTTGCGGAACTTGTTTCTGAATGCATCATTTGATTTATCCCTCAGAATGATTGCCCCTCGTTGTCTGATGCATCGAGAAGGTGGTACTTTTGAGGAACTACCAGCTTATGATCTTGCTATGCAATCTGATGCAGCTGTTGTTCTCGATCATGGCACTGATGTCTTCATTTGGTTG GGtgctgaactagatgctcaagaTGGAAAGGGTGCTGCAGCGTTGGCAGCTTGTAGAACATTAGCTGAAGAGCTGACTGAAATGAGGTTCCCAGCACCACGCATCCTGGCGTTcaag gAGGGAAGTTCCCAGGCACGGTATTTTGTTTCTCGGCTGATAGCAGCACACAAAGATCCTCCTTATGAACAG GAGGCAAGATTTCCACAGCTTCGAACACTGACAACAGAACAGAGAACAAAACTGAAAAGCAGCTTCCTTCACTTTGATGATCCTAGCTTCTGTGAATGGATGCGGAGTTTGAAAGTGTTGCCCCCTGAACCAAGCTAG
- the LOC116017342 gene encoding PSME3-interacting protein encodes MAGGDGEEELGHSAAPVRLMNFVSEEQLEEARRSRGARVEDGTAQRDRSLFEILKENKDKKDAEFNERFKHRPPKALDEDETEFLDKLEESRREYEQQLVDEEAKQLRSFQAAVAAQSTTVLELKEIPISPKIQEQRSGGRKNPPAKPLGMLIKVKPQAKKAKVDDANSEASLMARTTSYGNAKESCHTQGSQGYMKTGMTEGDDGKSGSVANGSLVQYSDESDDE; translated from the exons ATGGCGGGGGGAGACGGGGAGGAGGAGTTAGGTCATTCTGCGGCTCCGGTGAGATTGATGAATTTTGTATCTGAAGAGCAGTTAGAAGAGGCTAGGAGATCCCGTGGCGCTCGGGTTGAAGACGGAACTGCCCAAAGAGATAGGTCCCTGTTCGAG ATTTTAAAGGAGAACAAGGACAAGAAAGATGCTGAATTCAACGAACGCTTCAAGCAca GACCCCCCAAAGCACTGGATGAGGATGAAACTGAGTTTTTAGATAAACTTGAGGAG TCGAGGCGAGAATATGAACAACAACTGGTTGATGAAGAAGCAAAGCAGCTGCGAAGTTTTCAG GCTGCAGTTGCTGCACAGTCTACTACTGTACTTGAGCTCAAGGAAATACCAATATCTCCTAAAATTCAG GAACAAAGAAGTGGTGGGAGGAAGAATCCTCCAGCGAAGCCCTTGGGAATGTTGATAAAAGTTAAGCCACAAGCGAAGAAAGCTAAGGTAGATGATGCAAATTCTGAAGCATCTTTGATGGCTAGGACAACGTCTTATGGTAATGCAAAAGAGTCTTGTCACACACAGGGGTCCCAGGGATACATGAAAACAGGAATGACTGAAGGTGATGACGGCAAGTCTGGTTCCGTTGCAAATGGTAGTTTAGTTCAATACAGTGATGAAAGCGATGATGAATAG
- the LOC116015427 gene encoding ABC transporter B family member 4-like, producing the protein MAAEVHRVKQEDDKEEAAGPAEDTNTPLKTAPFYKLFSFADSTDILLMIVGTIAAVGNGLSLPLMTVLFGDVTDAFGQNQGDKDVVHAVSKVALKFVYLALGSGVASFLQMVCWMVTGERQAARIRSLYLQAILRQDVAFFDMETNTGEVVGRMSGDTVLIQDAMGEKVGKFIQLVSTFLGGFVIAFIKGWLLTLVMLSSIPLLVISGGVMSIVIAKMASRGQTAYSKAAAVVEQTIGSIRTVASFTGEKQAVATYNKSLEKAYESGVQEGLAAGLGLGSAMFVLFCSYGLAIWFGARMITQKGYTGGEVLNVIIAVLAGSMSLGQASPCMSAFAAGQAAAFKMFETINRKPCVDAYDTNGKILDDDIRGDVELRDIYFSYPARPDEQIFSGFSLYIHNGTTAALVGQSGSGKSTVISLIERFYDPQAGEVLIDGINLKEFQLRWIREKIGLVSQEPVLFTASIKDNIAYGKPDASIEEIKAATELSNAAKFIDKLPQGLDTMVGEHGTQLSGGQKQRVAIARAILKDPRILLLDEATSALDAESERVVQEALDRIMVNRTTIIVAHRLSTVRNADMIAVIHRGKMVEKGTHSELLRDPEGAYSQLVHLQETNKDTEQLGRQSSQKASTSLRSISRGSSGIGNSSRHSFSVSFGVPTGLGVSETTSITDVGVVGSEKDSENPHQKVQIRRLAYLNKPEIPVLLAGTVSAVINGAILPIFGILISNVIKAFYESPHKIRKDSNFWSLIFVVLGAVSLLAFPARTYLFGVAGCRLIKRVRAMCFEKVIHMEVGWFDEPEHSSGIIGARLSTDASTVRGLVGDALAQIVQDTASAAAGLAIAFQASWQLALIILAMIPMIGLNGYVQVKFMKGFSADAKIMYEEASQVANDAVGSIRTVASFCAEEKVMEMYKKKCEGPVKAGVRQGLISGTGFGISMTLLFLTYAASFYAGAKLVEDKKITFSDVFRVFFALTMAAMAISQSSSFAPDSSKARSAAASIFAILDRKSKIDPSDESGMTPASVKGEIEFRHVSFSYPTRPDVQILRDLCLSIRSGKTVAIVGESGSGKSTVISLLQRFYDPDSGEITLDGIEIRKLQVKWLRQQMGLVSQEPALFNNTIRANIAYGKGGEGNAATEAEITSAAELANAHNFISALQQGYDTMVGERGVQLSGGQKQRVAIARAMVKNPKILLLDEATSALDAESERIVQDALDRVMVSRTTIVVAHRLSTIKGADVIAVVKNGVIVEKGNHDTLINIKDGFYASLVALHITAASSSSS; encoded by the exons ATGGCGGCAGAGGTCCACAGGGTCAAGCAAGAAGATGACAAAGAAGAAGCAGCAGGGCCAGCAGAAGATACTAATACTCCTCTTAAAACCGCGCCTTTCTACAAGCTCTTCTCCTTTGCAGATTCAACCGATATTCTGTTAATGATTGTCGGCACAATTGCGGCGGTTGGCAATGGCCTCTCCCTCCCATTGATGACCGTTCTCTTCGGAGACGTCACTGACGCCTTTGGACAAAATCAAGGCGACAAGGATGTAGTTCACGCCGTTTCCAAG gtgGCGCTGAAATTTGTGTACTTGGCTTTGGGGTCTGGCGTAGCTTCATTTCTTC AGATGGTTTGTTGGATGGTGACTGGTGAGAGGCAGGCTGCACGGATTCGGAGTCTGTATTTGCAGGCCATTCTGCGACAAGATGTTGCTTTCTTTGATATGGAGACTAATACGGGAGAAGTTGTGGGCAGAATGTCTGGTGACACCGTTCTTATACAAGATGCTATGGGAGAGAAG GTCGGGAAATTCATTCAGTTAGTATCAACATTCCTAGGAGGGTTTGTCATTGCATTTATCAAAGGGTGGCTTCTCACATTAGTCATGTTATCCTCTATACCTCTACTCGTCATATCCGGTGGTGTCATGTCTATTGTCATAGCCAAGATGGCATCCCGTGGCCAAACTGCGTATTCAAAGGCCGCAGCTGTGGTTGAACAGACAATTGGCTCAATTAGAacg GTTGCATCATTCACTGGGGAGAAGCAGGCTGTGGCTACTTACAATAAGTCCCTTGAGAAAGCTTATGAATCTGGTGTACAGGAAGGGTTGGCTGCTGGATTAGGTCTTGGGTCAGCTATGTTTGTTCTATTTTGCAGCTATGGCTTGGCTATTTGGTTTGGGGCCCGGATGATTACGCAAAAAGGTTATACAGGAGGTGAAGTGCTCAATGTAATTATTGCCGTATTAGCTGGTTCCAT GTCCTTAGGTCAAGCATCTCCTTGCATGAGTGCATTTGCAGCAGGTCAAGCTGCAGCCTTCAAGATGTTCGAGACCATAAACAGAAAACCATGTGTAGATGCATATGACACCAATGGTAAAATATTGGATGACGACATCCGTGGAGATGTTGAACTGAGAGACATCTACTTTAGTTATCCAGCAAGACCAGATGAGCAAATATTTAGTGGCTTCTCTTTATACATACACAATGGGACGACTGCAGCATTAGTTGGACAGAGTGGGAGTGGGAAGTCAACAGTGATCAGTCTGATTGAGCGATTTTATGATCCCCAAGCTGGTGAAGTTCTGATTGATGGGATTAATCTCAAGGAATTCCAGCTTAGGTGGATCAGGGAAAAGATTGGTCTCGTCAGCCAAGAACCTGTGCTTTTCACAGCAAGCATAAAGGATAATATTGCATACGGGAAGCCTGATGCAAGTATTGAAGAGATCAAAGCAGCAACTGAGCTCTCAAATGCTGCAAAATTCATTGACAAGCTCCCACAG GGGCTAGACACCATGGTTGGTGAACATGGGACTCAACTTTCTGGTGGTCAGAAGCAAAGAGTTGCTATAGCAAGAGCAATTCTAAAAGACCCTCGAATTTTACTTCTAGATGAGGCAACAAGTGCATTAGATGCTGAATCTGAGAGAGTTGTACAGGAGGCATTGGACAGGATTATGGTCAACAGAACAACAATCATTGTTGCGCATCGCTTGAGCACAGTAAGAAATGCTGACATGATTGCTGTCATTCATCGTGGAAAAATGGTTGAAAAAG GCACACATTCTGAACTACTCAGAGACCCTGAGGGAGCATACTCTCAGCTTGTACATTTGCAAGAAACAAACAAAGATACAGAACAACTTGGAAGGCAGTCTAGTCAAAAGGCATCAACCTCTTTACGCTCTATAAGCCGGGGTTCATCTGGAATAGGAAATAGCAGCCGCCATTCATTCTCTGTCTCATTTGGTGTGCCCACTGGACTTGGTGTTTCTGAAACCACCTCAATTACAGATGTTGGAGTAGTTGGTTCAGAGAAAGATTCTGAAAATCCTCATCAGAAGGTCCAAATTCGTCGACTTGCCTATCTCAACAAGCCTGAGATTCCAGTGCTCTTAGCAGGAACCGTTTCTGCTGTAATTAACGGTGCAATCCTTCCAATTTTTGGCATCTTGATCTCTAATGTGATCAAAGCATTTTATGAGTCACCACATAAAATAAGGAAAGATTCAAATTTTTGGTCACTAATTTTTGTGGTGCTTGGAGCGGTGTCCTTGCTGGCATTTCCAGCAAGGACATACCTTTTTGGTGTGGCTGGTTGTAGGTTAATTAAAAGGGTTAGGGCTATGTGTTTTGAAAAGGTAATTCACATGGAGGTGGGTTGGTTTGATGAGCCTGAGCACTCAAGTGGAATAATCGGTGCCAGGCTTTCCACTGATGCATCTACTGTACGTGGCTTGGTAGGAGATGCACTGGCACAAATTGTCCAAGATACTGCATCAGCAGCTGCTGGTTTAGCTATTGCATTTCAAGCAAGTTGGCAGTTGGCGCTTATAATACTTGCTATGATACCTATGATTGGATTGAATGGATATGTTCAAGTCAAGTTCATGAAAGGATTCAGCGCTGATGCAAAG ATTATGTATGAAGAAGCAAGTCAGGTTGCGAATGATGCAGTGGGGAGTATAAGAACAGTTGCTTCATTCTGTGCTGAAGAGAAGGTGATGGAAATGTACAAAAAAAAGTGTGAAGGACCAGTGAAGGCAGGAGTTAGGCAAGGGCTGATTAGCGGAACAGGATTTGGAATTTCAATGACATTGCTATTTTTAACTTATGCAGCCAGCTTTTATGCTGGAGCAAAGCTTGTTGAGGATAAAAAGATAACGTTCTCAGATGTTTTTcgt GTATTCTTCGCCTTGACAATGGCAGCTATGGCTATTTCCCAGTCAAGCTCATTTGCCCCTGATTCAAGCAAAGCCAGGAGTGCGGCTGCTTCCATATTTGCTATCTTAGACAGGAAATCTAAAATAGATCCGAGTGATGAGTCGGGAATGACACCGGCAAGTGTGAAGGGAGAAATTGAGTTCCGACATGTGAGCTTTAGTTATCCAACAAGGCCAGATGTCCAGATCTTGAGAGACCTGTGCTTGTCAATTCGCAGTGGCAAG ACTGTTGCCATAGTGGGAGAAAGTGGGAGTGGGAAGTCAACTGTGATATCATTGCTGCAAAGATTCTATGATCCGGATTCGGGAGAGATAACATTGGACGGAATAGAGATTCGGAAGCTGCAAGTGAAATGGCTGAGGCAGCAGATGGGGCTGGTGAGCCAAGAGCCAGCATTATTCAATAACACTATTCGGGCCAACATTGCATATGGGAAGGGAGGAGAAGGCAATGCTGCAACTGAAGCTGAGATCACAAGTGCAGCAGAGCTGGCCAATGCCCACAACTTCATTAGTGCTTTGCAGCAG GGATACGATACAATGGTTGGAGAACGAGGAGTTCAATTGTCAGGTGGACAAAAGCAACGAGTGGCTATTGCACGTGCTATGGTCAAAAATCCAAAGATATTATTGCTAGATGAGGCGACTAGTGCATTAGATGCTGAGTCTGAGAGAATAGTGCAAGACGCATTAGATCGAGTGATGGTGAGCCGGACCACTATAGTGGTAGCACATAGATTATCAACCATCAAAGGAGCAGATGTAATTGCAGTAGTAAAAAATGGAGTCATTGTCGAGAAGGGGAATCATGACACTCTCATTAATATTAAAGATGGCTTTTATGCTTCTTTAGTAGCCCTTCACATCACTGCtgcttcttcctcttcctcctaA
- the LOC116016360 gene encoding uncharacterized protein LOC116016360, giving the protein MEWSTYSSSILLLLQVIIVFSKASDDSSRSAVGDPGMRRDGLRVGLESWNFCNEVGVQEAPPGSQMGSPRAADCFDLSSHNTTKINHLVSEADNRLGVGKPFPGLSPGSLNNPDLYAAEKELYLGSLCQVPDSPRPWQFWMIMLKNGNYDTRSGFCPQNGKKVAPFAPGRFPCFGKGCMNHPLLYHTPTSLSGDGETMRGGFNGTYDLSGGEGDSLSYFEVVWEKKVGEGSWVFTHKLKTSKLYPWLMLYLRADATKGFSGGYHYDTRGMLKTLPESPNFKVRLSLDVKKGGGAKSQFYLIDIGSCWKNNGDPCDGDVLTDITRYSEMIINPATPAWCTPNHVENCPPYHITPNDTKIYRNDTAHFPYSAYHYYCAPGNAQHLEKPYSICDPYSNPQAQELVQLLPHPIWEEYGYPTKQGHGWVGDGRTWELDVGGLSSRLYFYQDPGTPPARRIWTSLDVGTEIFVSDKDEVAEWTLSDFDVILTSTQNP; this is encoded by the exons ATGGAATGGTCTACTTATTCCTCCTCCATATTATTGTTGCTTCAAgtaattattgtgttttccaaAGCTTCAGATGATTCCAGTAGGTCTGCAGTGGGAGACCCGGGAATGAGAAGAGACGGGCTGAGAGTGGGGTTGGAATCTTGGAACTTCTGCAATGAAGTTGGGGTGCAAGAAGCTCCCCCCGGCTCCCAAATGGGGAGCCCCAGAGCTGCAGATTGCTTTGACCTCTCCTCACACAATACTACAAAAATAAATCACCTGGTCTCGGAGGCCGACAACCGGCTTGGAGTTGGGAAGCCATTTCCCGGGCTGAGTCCCGGGTCCTTGAATAATCCGGACCTTTATGCCGCTGAGAAGGAGCTTTATCTGGGTTCATTATGCCAAGTCCCGGATTCACCAAGGCCGTGGCAGTTTTGGATGATTATGCTCAAGAATGGAAACTACGACACAAGATCCGGTTTTTGCCCTCAGAACGGGAAAAAAGTGGCGCCTTTTGCCCCGGGCAGGTTTCCTTGTTTTGGCAAGGGGTGTATGAACCACCCCCTATTGTATCACACGCCTACTAGCTTAAGCGGCGACGGCGAAACCATGAGAGGAGGCTTCAATGGCACCTATGATTTGAGCGGAGGAGAAGGAGACAGCCTTTCCTACTTTGAGGTGGTGTGGGAGAAAAAAGTAGGAGAGGGAAGCTGGGTTTTCACCCACAAACTCAAGACCTCAAAATTGTACCCTTGGCTAATGCTCTACTTGAGAGCAGATGCAACCAAAGGCTTCTCCGGAGGCTACCACTATGACACTAGAGGAATGCTCAAGACC CTTCCCGAGTCTCCCAACTTCAAGGTGAGACTGAGTTTGGATGTAAAGAAGGGGGGAGGAGCTAAGAGCCAGTTTTACTTGATTGATATTGGTAGCTGTTGGAAGAACAATGGTGATCCCTGTGATGGAGATGTGCTTACGGATATCACCAGATACAGTGAGATGATTATCAATCCAGCAACTCCTGCTTGGTGTACCCCAAATCATGTTGAAAATTGCCCACCCTACCACATCACCCCCAATGATACCAAAATCTACAGAAATGATACAGCTCACTTTCCTTACTCCGCTTATCACTATTATTGTGCCCCGGGGAACGCCCAACACCTCGAAAAACCATACAGCATCTGCGATCCTTACAGCAATCCTCAGGCACAGGAACTGGTTCAGCTGTTGCCTCACCCTATATGGGAAGAATATGGCTACCCGACCAAACAAGGACATGGGTGGGTTGGGGATGGAAGAACTTGGGAGCTTGATGTCGGTGGGCTTTCAAGCAGGCTTTACTTCTATCAG GATCCAGGTACCCCTCCTGCAAGAAGAATATGGACATCGCTTGATGTCGGAACTGAAATTTTTGTTAGTGACAAAGATGAAGTGGCAGAATGGACTCTGAGCGACTTTGATGTTATACTTACATCTACTCAAAATCCATAA
- the LOC116016361 gene encoding uncharacterized protein LOC116016361: MIKMMRTQVQRQGFWRRNHISLLREWFKPHKGFKDKTFTPAVVNPLGSASVTSIPSVFNLVRFCSTELRPHLSLDLVKIMDQRLSSIESRTSYLQSVLDQPELSPPEYSVTNKELRKLRDVMQLITELRAKQKEIGELELVISECQDDKEMQKMASEELSQAIEGEKRLQYLLLKSLLPKDDADERNCILEVRAGTGGEEASLFAMDIFKMYEKYSMKKGWKFEILDVAESDLKGYKEASAAVSGTGVYGKLKFESGIHRVQRVPATEKSGRVHTSAVSVAILPQADQVDVQLRNEDLKIDTYRAGGAGGQHVNTTNSAVRITHIPSGLTVAIQDERSQHMNKTKALKVLCAKLFEMERCRIQTSRSKLRSEQIGSGDRSERIRTYNFPQGRVTDHRVGITSHCIDDMMQGESLDCFIDALLLQQEMDAIASFSSSHNTCS, translated from the exons ATGATAAAGATGATGAGGACTCAGGTTCAGCGTCAAGGGTTTTGGCGGAGAAATCATATATCGCTTCTTCGGGAGTGGTTCAAACCACACAAGGGTTTTAAAGATAAAACCTTTACGCCTGCTGTTGTTAATCCACTCGGCTCTGCATCTGTAACATCTATCCCTTCCGTATTCAATCTCGTTCGCTTCTGCTCTACTG AGTTGCGACCACATCTATCACTtgaccttgtcaagataatggatcaGCGGTTGTCTTCTATTGAGAGCAGGACTTCCTATCTTCAGAGTGTTCTAGATCAG CCAGAATTGTCTCCTCCTGAATATTCAGTAACCAACAAGGAGCTTAGGAAACTCAGAGATGTAATGCAACTCATAACTGAACTCAGGGCTAAACAGAAG gaAATTGGGGAACTAGAACTAGTAATTTCTGAATGCCAAGATGATAAAGAGATGCAGAAAATGGCTTCCGAAGAATTGAGCCAGGCCatagaaggagagaagaggctGCAGTATCTTCTTCTGAAATCACTATTACCAAAAGATGATGCTGATGAGAGAAACTGCATTCTGGAAGTGAGAGCAG GAACTGGAGGTGAAGAGGCTTCTTTGTTTGCTATGGACATATTTAAAAT GTATGAAAAGTACTCAATGAAGAAAGGTTGGAAGTTCGAGATTCTAGATGTAGCTGAATCTGATCTCAAAGGATACAAG GAAGCTAGTGCAGCTGTGTCTGGAACTGGTGTGtatggaaaattaaaatttgaaagtggTATTCACAGAGTTCAG AGAGTTCCTGCTACAGAGAAATCTGGACGTGTCCACACAAGTGCTGTGTCTGTTGCAATACTCCCTCAGGCAGATCAG GTAGATGTTCAGTTGAGAAATGAAGATCTAAAGATTGACACGTATAGAGCTGGTGGTGCTGGAGGTCAGCATGTAAACACCACTAACAGTGCTGTTAGGATCACTCACATTCCTTCAGGGTTGACTGTTGCCATACAGGATGAGCGATCCCAACATATG AATAAGACCAAAGCTCTTAAAGTATTATGCGCAAAGCTCTTTGAAATGGAAAGATGTAGAATTCAAACTAGTAGATCAAAACTCCGTTCAGAACAG ATTGGCAGTGGGGACAGATCAGAGCGTATTCGAACTTATAACTTTCCTCAAGGACGGGTTACTGATCACCGAGTTGGCATTACTAGTCATTGTATAGATGATATGATGCAGGGAGAGAGTTTGGACTGTTTTATTGATGCTCTTCTTTTGCAGCAGGAAATGGACGCCATAGCATCTTTCAGCTCCTCGCATAATACTTGTAGCTAA